Within Azoarcus sp. DD4, the genomic segment CCCTTGCTACGCTAGATCAGCGTTCGACACGCAGGCGGCGAGCGGCGAGTCGACCGCGGCGAGGTCGAACGCCATGAAGATCGCACCCTTGCCGTAAGCTGCCGGCAGGACGGCACCGTCCGCAGGCGCCAGCGGCACAAACCCCTTGCGACGCCAGTAGGCCTGCGCGTCGGCAAGCGCCACCAGCGTCAGGCGCGTCAGCCCCTCCGCCTGCGCCCAGGCGACAACCCGCTCGAACAGACGAGCAGCCACGCCGCCGCCACGCCCTTGAGGCAGGACGGCAAGGTCATGAAGGAAACCAACCCGCTCACCGGCCGGGACTGCGTCGAGTGCGACATGCAGCGGCGGCGGAGTCGCCACCCAGCCGTGGGCGAACACGTAGCCCAGCACGCCATCGCCCGCCTCTGCCAGCCAGCTGGCGCCTGCTGCGAGCGACAACTTGGCACCGAGTACCGCGGCCGACTCCTGGTACGCGTCACCATAGGCGGACCGCTGCACCGCGAGCACCCCCGGCAGGTCGTCGGTCGCAATCGGCCGTATGCGGCACGGTGTACCGCCAGGTGCGGCGGAAAGCGACCGGATCAACGCGCAGACTTCAGCCAGCGCGCTGCATCGAGCGCATAGTAGGTCAGGATGCCGTCCGCACCGGCACGCTTGAAGGCCAGCAGCGCCTCCAACGCGCACGCCTCTTCGACCAGCCAGCCGTTGTTCACGGCCGCCTTGATCATCGCGTACTCGCCACTGACCTGATAGACATAGGTCGGTACCTGCAACTCGTGCTTCACCCGCCTCACGATGTCGAGGTAGGGCATGCCCGGCTTCACCATGAACATGTCC encodes:
- a CDS encoding GNAT family N-acetyltransferase, which produces MQRSAYGDAYQESAAVLGAKLSLAAGASWLAEAGDGVLGYVFAHGWVATPPPLHVALDAVPAGERVGFLHDLAVLPQGRGGGVAARLFERVVAWAQAEGLTRLTLVALADAQAYWRRKGFVPLAPADGAVLPAAYGKGAIFMAFDLAAVDSPLAACVSNADLA